Proteins from one Ramlibacter sp. PS4R-6 genomic window:
- a CDS encoding putative toxin-antitoxin system toxin component, PIN family yields the protein MKLVLDTNIVLDLWVFRDPGVDALRESLAARKVTWLGTAAMRDELASVLSYEQIGARMTAVNVSTDEVLAAFDEHAMLVDCPPAATVKCRDPDDQKFIDLAVAHDALLLSKDAQVLKLRRKLAVARSL from the coding sequence GTGAAGCTGGTGCTCGATACCAACATCGTGCTGGACCTGTGGGTGTTCCGCGACCCGGGCGTCGACGCGCTGCGCGAGTCGCTGGCCGCCCGGAAGGTGACGTGGCTCGGCACCGCGGCGATGCGCGACGAACTGGCCAGTGTCCTGTCCTATGAGCAGATCGGCGCGCGCATGACCGCGGTGAATGTCTCGACCGACGAGGTCCTCGCCGCGTTCGACGAACACGCGATGCTGGTCGATTGCCCGCCGGCGGCGACGGTGAAGTGCCGCGACCCCGACGACCAGAAGTTCATCGACCTCGCCGTCGCGCACGACGCGCTCCTGCTGTCCAAGGACGCGCAGGTGCTCAAGCTGCGGCGCAAGCTCGCCGTCGCGCGGAGCCTGTGA
- a CDS encoding RNA polymerase factor sigma-54 has translation MKQGLSLRVSQHLALTPQLQQSIRLLQLSTMELAQEVEQMLDDNPFLEVNTEESREDPGLGVVDAPPAGDDEFGNHGSLHDDGPDTDAPATEVEAPDWDGDGSTEMVADDGEWGGDATPRKNGSSDDDVDATELAHGHESLQAHLHRQALSLRLCEEDRCSLQFLIESLNDDGYLEEPLEALAASLSPVDEEQREELVHRFTVALHLLQSLDPTGVGARSLGECLTLQLKAIEAAGDDTPATGAAIRICAQPIDLLARRDVKRLAQVTGESDANVRAAITLITRLEPKPGRRFVDTERNIVVPDVLVTKAGRGGSLKFRVQLNPDVMPRLRVHDVYAGALKAHKGEGHQALQQRLQEARWFIKNIQQRFDTILRVSNAIVERQKNFFVHGELAMRPLVLREIADELGLHESTISRVTTAKYMSTPYGTFELKYFFGSALGTETGGNASSTAVRALIKQFVASESEKKPLSDSQISEMLKEQGIECARRTVAKYREALRIAPANLRKAL, from the coding sequence ATGAAACAGGGCCTGTCGCTTCGCGTCTCCCAGCACCTGGCGCTGACGCCGCAGCTGCAGCAGTCCATCCGCCTGCTGCAGCTGTCCACCATGGAACTGGCGCAGGAAGTCGAGCAGATGCTCGACGACAACCCCTTCCTCGAGGTCAACACCGAAGAATCGCGCGAGGACCCGGGCCTCGGCGTGGTGGACGCGCCGCCGGCGGGCGACGACGAGTTCGGCAACCACGGGTCCCTGCACGACGACGGCCCCGACACCGACGCGCCCGCGACCGAGGTGGAAGCGCCCGACTGGGACGGCGACGGCAGCACCGAGATGGTGGCCGACGACGGCGAGTGGGGCGGCGACGCCACGCCGCGCAAGAACGGATCGTCGGACGACGACGTCGACGCGACCGAACTGGCGCACGGCCACGAGTCGCTGCAAGCCCACCTGCACCGCCAGGCGCTGTCGCTGCGCCTGTGCGAGGAAGACCGCTGCTCGCTGCAGTTCCTCATCGAGTCGCTCAACGACGACGGCTACCTCGAGGAGCCGCTGGAGGCGCTGGCGGCGTCGCTGTCGCCCGTCGACGAGGAGCAGCGCGAGGAGCTCGTGCACCGCTTCACCGTGGCGCTGCACCTGCTGCAAAGCCTGGACCCGACCGGCGTGGGCGCGCGCTCGCTGGGCGAATGCCTCACGCTGCAGCTCAAGGCCATCGAGGCGGCGGGCGACGACACGCCGGCCACGGGCGCCGCGATCCGCATCTGCGCGCAGCCCATCGACCTGCTGGCGCGGCGCGACGTCAAGCGGCTGGCGCAGGTCACGGGCGAAAGCGACGCCAATGTGCGCGCGGCCATCACGCTGATCACGCGGCTGGAACCGAAGCCGGGCCGCCGCTTCGTCGACACCGAACGCAACATCGTCGTCCCCGACGTGCTGGTGACCAAGGCCGGCCGCGGCGGCAGCCTGAAATTCCGCGTGCAACTGAACCCGGACGTGATGCCGCGCCTGCGCGTGCACGACGTGTATGCGGGCGCCCTCAAGGCGCACAAGGGCGAAGGCCACCAGGCGCTGCAGCAGCGCCTGCAGGAGGCGCGCTGGTTCATCAAGAACATCCAGCAGCGCTTCGACACCATCCTGCGCGTGTCCAATGCCATCGTCGAGCGCCAGAAGAACTTCTTCGTCCACGGCGAGCTCGCGATGCGCCCGCTGGTGCTGCGCGAGATCGCCGACGAGCTCGGGCTGCACGAGTCCACCATCAGCCGCGTGACCACGGCCAAGTACATGTCCACGCCCTACGGCACCTTCGAGCTGAAGTACTTCTTCGGCTCGGCGCTGGGCACGGAGACGGGCGGCAACGCGTCGAGCACTGCCGTGCGCGCGCTGATCAAGCAGTTCGTGGCCAGCGAAAGCGAGAAGAAGCCGCTGTCGGACAGCCAGATCTCCGAGATGCTCAAGGAGCAGGGCATCGAGTGCGCCCGCCGCACCGTCGCGAAGTACCGGGAGGCGCTGCGCATCGCCCCGGCCAACCTGCGCAAGGCCCTTTGA
- the argS gene encoding arginine--tRNA ligase, whose amino-acid sequence MLQVKQDLLGALAAGLDKLLPGAGAKAAFESPKAAAHGDFASTAAMQLAKPLKQNPRQVAEALKSELLAAAPFQRWVEAIDIAGPGFLNIRLKPEAKQQVVREVLVAGAGFGTQPDNGRHIMVEFVSANPTGPLHVGHGRQAALGDAICNLYATQGWDVYREFYYNDAGVQIATLANSVQLRARGIKPGDAQWPEAAYNGEYIQDIADAFLAKQTVKADDREYTASGNVDDLEGIRMFAVAYLRHEQDLDLQAFQVRFDHYFLESSLYTEGKVEATVKRLVASGHTFEEGGALWLRTTEYGDDKDRVMRKSDGTYTYFVPDVAYHVTKWERGFTKAVNIQGTDHHGTIARVRGGLQAAGLGIPQGYPDYVLHTMVRVMRGGEEVKISKRAGSYVTLRDLIEWTSKDAVRFFLLSRKPDTEYTFDVDLAVAQNNDNPVYYVQYAHARIAKMQRDWGGDVAALHGADLSALQHPAALNLMLLLAKYPDMLAAAATDFAPHDVTFYLRELAAALHSYYDVERVLVDDERLKRARLALVAACAQVLHNGLAVLGVSAPQKM is encoded by the coding sequence ATGCTCCAGGTGAAACAGGACCTGCTCGGCGCGCTGGCCGCCGGGCTGGACAAGCTCTTGCCGGGCGCCGGCGCCAAGGCGGCGTTCGAGTCGCCCAAGGCCGCCGCGCACGGCGATTTCGCGTCGACGGCGGCGATGCAGCTGGCCAAGCCGCTCAAGCAGAACCCCCGCCAGGTCGCGGAGGCACTGAAGTCCGAACTGCTGGCGGCGGCGCCGTTCCAGCGCTGGGTCGAGGCCATCGACATCGCCGGCCCGGGCTTCCTCAACATCCGCCTCAAGCCCGAAGCCAAGCAGCAGGTGGTGCGCGAGGTGCTGGTGGCCGGAGCGGGCTTCGGCACGCAGCCGGACAACGGCCGCCACATCATGGTCGAGTTCGTGTCGGCCAACCCCACCGGTCCCCTGCACGTGGGGCACGGCCGGCAGGCGGCGCTGGGCGATGCCATTTGCAACCTGTACGCCACCCAGGGCTGGGACGTGTACCGCGAGTTCTATTACAACGACGCGGGCGTGCAGATCGCGACGCTCGCGAATTCGGTGCAATTGCGTGCGCGCGGCATCAAGCCGGGCGATGCGCAATGGCCCGAGGCCGCCTACAACGGCGAGTACATCCAGGACATCGCCGACGCCTTCCTCGCGAAGCAGACCGTGAAGGCCGACGACCGCGAATACACCGCCAGCGGCAACGTCGACGACCTCGAGGGCATCCGCATGTTCGCCGTGGCCTACCTGCGCCACGAGCAGGACCTGGACCTGCAGGCCTTCCAGGTCAGGTTCGACCACTACTTCCTCGAGTCGAGCCTGTACACGGAAGGCAAGGTGGAGGCGACCGTGAAGCGCCTCGTCGCCTCGGGCCACACCTTCGAGGAAGGCGGCGCGCTGTGGCTGCGAACCACCGAGTACGGCGACGACAAGGACCGCGTGATGCGCAAGTCCGACGGCACGTACACCTACTTCGTGCCCGACGTGGCGTACCACGTGACCAAGTGGGAGCGCGGCTTCACCAAGGCGGTGAACATCCAGGGCACCGACCACCACGGCACCATCGCGCGCGTGCGCGGCGGCCTGCAGGCGGCGGGCCTGGGCATCCCGCAGGGCTACCCCGACTACGTGCTGCACACGATGGTGCGCGTGATGCGCGGCGGCGAGGAGGTGAAGATCTCCAAGCGCGCCGGCAGCTACGTCACGCTGCGCGACCTGATCGAGTGGACCAGCAAGGACGCGGTGCGTTTCTTCCTGCTCTCGCGCAAGCCCGACACCGAGTACACCTTCGACGTCGACCTCGCGGTGGCGCAGAACAACGACAACCCGGTGTACTACGTGCAGTACGCGCATGCGCGCATTGCCAAGATGCAGCGCGACTGGGGTGGCGACGTCGCGGCGCTGCACGGCGCCGATCTTTCCGCGCTCCAGCATCCCGCGGCGCTAAACCTCATGCTGCTGCTCGCGAAGTATCCGGACATGCTGGCCGCCGCCGCCACGGACTTCGCGCCGCACGACGTCACTTTCTACTTGCGGGAATTGGCGGCAGCGTTGCACAGCTACTACGATGTCGAGCGCGTGCTCGTCGACGACGAGCGGCTCAAGCGAGCCCGGCTGGCGCTCGTCGCCGCGTGCGCGCAGGTGTTGCACAATGGCCTGGCTGTGCTGGGCGTCAGCGCCCCGCAGAAGATGTGA
- a CDS encoding RNA methyltransferase produces the protein MRISELRQRLRAAGAGPSHEFRVLRLWSQALPQDSGRRRVEDFLPRTLRDALPAIEAELDGLARVASAHPGEDGSERLLVALADGQTVESVLLPRGGLCISSQVGCAVGCGFCMTGRDGLLRQLGSAEMVAQVVLARRRRDVRKVVFMGMGEPAHNLDEVLEAIDLLGTAGKIGHKNLVLSTVGDPRVFERLPQQRVKPALALSLHTTRPELRERLLPRAPRMTAADLVERGEAYARASGYPIQYQWTLLEGVNDGEDEVEGVVQLLKGKYGVLNLIPYNRVDGLDFRRPSWERAADMARTLHRRGILTKLRHSAGQDVDGGCGQLRARSIEQPVTFAPSPR, from the coding sequence ATGCGCATCTCGGAGCTGCGGCAACGGCTGCGCGCGGCGGGCGCGGGGCCTTCGCACGAGTTTCGGGTGCTGCGCCTGTGGTCGCAGGCGCTGCCGCAGGACAGCGGCCGCCGGCGCGTCGAGGACTTCCTGCCGCGCACGCTGCGCGACGCCTTGCCGGCCATCGAGGCGGAGCTCGACGGCCTCGCACGCGTGGCGTCCGCGCACCCCGGCGAGGATGGTTCCGAGCGCCTGCTCGTCGCGCTCGCCGATGGCCAGACGGTGGAGAGCGTGCTGCTGCCGCGCGGGGGACTGTGCATCTCGTCGCAGGTCGGATGCGCCGTGGGCTGCGGGTTCTGCATGACGGGGCGCGACGGGCTGCTGCGCCAGCTCGGGAGCGCCGAGATGGTGGCGCAGGTCGTGCTGGCGCGCCGCCGCCGCGACGTGCGCAAGGTGGTCTTCATGGGCATGGGCGAGCCCGCGCACAACCTGGACGAGGTGCTCGAGGCGATCGACCTGCTCGGCACCGCGGGCAAGATCGGCCACAAGAACCTGGTGCTGTCCACCGTCGGCGACCCGCGCGTGTTCGAGCGCCTGCCGCAGCAGCGCGTGAAACCCGCGCTGGCCTTGTCGCTGCATACCACGCGACCAGAATTGCGCGAGCGCCTCTTGCCGCGCGCGCCGCGCATGACCGCTGCCGACTTAGTCGAACGCGGTGAAGCCTATGCACGCGCCAGCGGCTACCCGATCCAGTACCAGTGGACGCTGCTCGAAGGCGTCAACGACGGCGAGGACGAAGTCGAAGGCGTGGTGCAGCTGCTCAAGGGCAAGTACGGCGTGCTGAACCTGATCCCCTACAACCGGGTCGACGGACTCGACTTCCGCCGTCCCTCGTGGGAGCGTGCCGCCGACATGGCGCGCACCTTGCACCGGCGCGGCATCCTCACCAAGCTGCGCCATTCGGCGGGGCAGGACGTGGACGGCGGCTGCGGGCAGTTGCGCGCCCGGTCGATCGAGCAGCCCGTGACCTTCGCGCCTTCCCCGCGCTAG
- the lptA gene encoding lipopolysaccharide transport periplasmic protein LptA — protein MKQLLSPFGFALALALAGVPAAAEKADRAKPMNVEADALKYDDLKQTSVFTGKVVVTKGSILIRGARIDVRQDGEGYQYGVVTAEPGKLAFYRQKRDGIDEYIEGEGETIEYDGKADRVKFIKRAEMRRIRGGTLADEVVGSLITYDNSTDVFSVDGGPASPAMGGRVRAVLTPRPTASAPAATNSPAANLRPSTTFDGGRK, from the coding sequence ATGAAGCAACTCCTTTCCCCCTTCGGGTTTGCACTGGCGCTGGCGTTGGCCGGCGTGCCCGCCGCCGCCGAAAAGGCCGACCGCGCCAAGCCGATGAACGTGGAGGCGGACGCGCTCAAGTACGACGACCTGAAGCAGACCAGCGTCTTCACCGGCAAGGTCGTCGTCACCAAGGGCTCCATCCTCATTCGCGGCGCGCGCATCGACGTGCGCCAGGACGGCGAGGGCTACCAGTACGGCGTGGTCACGGCCGAACCGGGCAAGCTCGCCTTCTACCGCCAGAAGCGCGACGGCATCGACGAGTACATCGAGGGCGAGGGCGAGACCATCGAGTACGACGGCAAGGCCGACCGCGTGAAGTTCATCAAGCGCGCCGAGATGCGGCGCATCCGCGGCGGCACGCTGGCCGACGAGGTGGTGGGCAGCCTCATCACCTACGACAACAGCACCGACGTGTTCTCGGTCGACGGCGGCCCGGCCAGCCCCGCGATGGGCGGCCGCGTGCGCGCCGTGCTCACGCCCAGGCCCACCGCGTCCGCGCCCGCCGCCACCAACAGCCCGGCGGCCAACCTGCGCCCGAGCACCACCTTCGACGGGGGCAGGAAGTGA
- a CDS encoding SPOR domain-containing protein, with amino-acid sequence MRKLQTGNVIVGIIIGVVLGLAAALAVAVYVTKVPVPFLNKGQSRTPEQDAAEIRKNRDWDPNAPLYGKNPAKGTAPTPQVADPAKTPGAPPVATIPAPSAAPDKAPPAVTGRPSNDPLGDFAAARASANTDPFIYYVQAGAFRTPEDAEAQRAKLSLMGLDAKVTEREQSGRQVFRVRVGPYEKKEDADRQKEKLEAGGIESALVRVQR; translated from the coding sequence ATGAGAAAGCTGCAGACCGGCAACGTCATCGTCGGCATCATCATCGGGGTCGTGCTGGGCCTGGCCGCTGCGCTGGCCGTGGCGGTGTACGTCACCAAGGTGCCGGTGCCTTTCCTGAACAAGGGCCAGAGCCGCACGCCCGAACAGGACGCGGCCGAGATCCGCAAGAACCGCGACTGGGACCCCAACGCGCCGCTGTACGGCAAGAACCCCGCGAAGGGCACCGCGCCCACGCCGCAGGTCGCGGACCCGGCCAAGACGCCGGGCGCGCCGCCGGTGGCCACCATCCCCGCGCCTTCGGCCGCGCCCGACAAGGCGCCGCCGGCGGTGACCGGCCGCCCGTCGAACGACCCGCTGGGCGACTTCGCCGCGGCGCGCGCCTCGGCCAACACCGACCCCTTCATCTATTACGTGCAGGCCGGCGCGTTCCGCACGCCGGAAGACGCCGAAGCCCAGCGCGCGAAGCTTTCGCTGATGGGCCTGGACGCCAAGGTCACCGAGCGCGAGCAATCGGGCCGGCAGGTGTTCCGCGTGCGCGTTGGGCCGTACGAGAAGAAGGAAGACGCCGACCGCCAGAAGGAAAAGCTGGAAGCCGGCGGCATCGAAAGCGCGCTGGTGCGCGTGCAGAGATAA
- a CDS encoding PsiF family protein has product MKQLMPILVLGAALAAGNAFAASHAGAAMGTASGAKPAPAAKAAASAPAAKAAAPMAAASADKPMTKQQTKMGDCNADAKEKNLKGDERKKFMSTCLKGKSDAQKAQQAKMKSCNKDAGDKKLKGDERKKFMSTCLSA; this is encoded by the coding sequence ATGAAGCAATTGATGCCGATCCTCGTCCTCGGTGCCGCTCTCGCAGCAGGCAACGCCTTTGCCGCCAGCCACGCCGGCGCCGCCATGGGCACCGCCTCCGGCGCCAAGCCGGCTCCCGCCGCCAAGGCCGCGGCTTCCGCGCCGGCCGCGAAGGCAGCCGCCCCGATGGCCGCCGCATCGGCCGACAAGCCGATGACCAAGCAGCAGACCAAGATGGGCGACTGCAACGCCGACGCCAAGGAAAAGAACCTCAAGGGCGACGAGCGCAAGAAGTTCATGAGCACCTGCCTGAAGGGCAAGAGCGACGCGCAGAAGGCCCAGCAGGCCAAGATGAAGTCCTGCAACAAGGACGCCGGCGACAAGAAGCTCAAGGGCGACGAGCGCAAGAAGTTCATGAGCACCTGCCTGTCCGCCTGA
- the lptB gene encoding LPS export ABC transporter ATP-binding protein — MIEAATVGRRAAPEAGVSRLSARHLQKTYGSRKVVKDVSLDVDKGEVVGLLGPNGAGKTTSFYMIVGLVRADAGEISIDDRSVEHMPIHRRSRLGLSYLPQEASIFRKLNVEENVRAVLELQRDEQGAPLARAEIEKRLTALLQDLRVDHLRDSPALALSGGERRRVEIARALATQPRFILLDEPFAGIDPIAVIEIQRIIGFLKSRGIGVLITDHNVRETLGICDHAYIISDGAVLAQGTPSEIVNNADVRRVYLGEHFRM; from the coding sequence GTGATCGAGGCCGCCACGGTCGGGCGCCGCGCCGCGCCCGAAGCGGGCGTCAGCCGCCTGTCGGCGCGGCACCTGCAGAAGACCTACGGCAGCCGCAAGGTGGTCAAGGACGTCTCGCTCGACGTCGACAAGGGCGAGGTGGTCGGGCTGCTGGGGCCCAACGGCGCGGGCAAGACCACGTCGTTCTACATGATCGTCGGCCTGGTGCGCGCCGATGCGGGCGAGATCTCCATCGACGACCGCTCGGTCGAGCACATGCCGATCCACCGCCGCTCGCGCCTGGGCCTGTCGTACCTGCCGCAGGAAGCGTCGATCTTCCGCAAGCTCAATGTCGAGGAGAACGTGCGGGCCGTGCTGGAGCTGCAGCGCGACGAGCAGGGCGCGCCGCTGGCGCGGGCCGAGATCGAAAAGCGCCTGACGGCGCTGCTGCAGGACCTGCGCGTGGACCACCTGCGCGATTCGCCCGCGCTGGCGCTGTCCGGCGGCGAGAGGCGCCGCGTCGAGATCGCGCGCGCGCTGGCGACGCAGCCGCGCTTCATCCTGCTGGACGAGCCCTTCGCGGGCATCGACCCGATCGCCGTGATCGAGATCCAGCGCATCATCGGCTTCCTGAAGTCGCGTGGCATCGGCGTGCTGATCACCGACCACAACGTGCGCGAGACGCTGGGCATCTGCGACCACGCCTACATCATCAGCGACGGCGCCGTGCTCGCGCAGGGCACGCCTTCCGAGATCGTGAACAACGCGGACGTGCGCCGCGTGTATCTCGGCGAGCACTTCCGAATGTAG
- a CDS encoding DUF2214 family protein, which produces MTLEALLAYAHLLAILTLVVFISSEAALCRVEWMNAKVVERLGVVDRVYGIAAITVLATGVARTWWGVKGTSWYWHQPLLHLKLALFIAVGLMSIKPTILFIRWRRQLAATGALPPEDEVRTARKWVMVQAHIVALIPLAAVFLARGG; this is translated from the coding sequence ATGACCCTCGAAGCCCTGCTCGCCTACGCCCACTTGCTCGCCATCCTCACGCTCGTCGTGTTCATTTCCAGCGAGGCGGCGCTGTGCCGCGTGGAGTGGATGAACGCCAAGGTGGTCGAGCGCCTCGGCGTGGTCGACCGCGTCTACGGCATCGCCGCGATCACCGTGCTGGCAACCGGCGTGGCGCGCACGTGGTGGGGCGTGAAGGGAACGAGCTGGTACTGGCACCAGCCGCTGTTGCACCTGAAGCTGGCGCTCTTCATCGCCGTCGGCCTGATGTCGATCAAGCCCACGATCCTGTTCATCCGCTGGCGCCGCCAGCTCGCCGCGACCGGCGCGCTGCCGCCCGAGGACGAGGTGCGCACGGCCCGCAAGTGGGTGATGGTCCAGGCGCACATCGTGGCGCTGATCCCGCTGGCAGCCGTGTTCCTCGCGCGCGGCGGCTGA
- a CDS encoding thiol:disulfide interchange protein DsbA/DsbL: protein MKRREFSLGAAAVLASPAAVLAQARVPEDGREYRTLPRTVPVETPLPKIEVIDFFWYSCPHCNAFEPTLQAWSRKLPDDVVLRRIPAAFRDNMVPQQRLFYALEAMGKAGELHVKIFDAIHKENVDLTRLATMADWVGKQGLDAAKFTELYNSFAISAKARRATDIQNLYEVEGVPSMGVVGRYYTDSTLASNHGRMLQVVDYLIGEARKPR, encoded by the coding sequence ATGAAACGACGTGAGTTTTCGCTGGGCGCCGCCGCGGTGCTGGCTTCTCCGGCCGCCGTCCTGGCGCAGGCGCGCGTGCCCGAGGACGGGCGCGAGTACCGCACGCTGCCGCGCACGGTCCCGGTCGAGACTCCGCTGCCGAAGATCGAGGTGATCGACTTCTTCTGGTACAGCTGCCCGCACTGCAACGCGTTCGAGCCGACCCTGCAGGCCTGGAGCCGCAAGCTGCCCGACGACGTCGTCCTGCGCCGCATCCCGGCGGCCTTCCGCGACAACATGGTCCCGCAGCAGCGCCTGTTCTACGCGCTGGAGGCGATGGGCAAGGCGGGCGAATTGCACGTGAAGATCTTCGATGCGATCCACAAGGAGAACGTGGACCTCACGCGCCTGGCGACCATGGCCGACTGGGTCGGCAAGCAGGGCCTGGACGCCGCGAAGTTCACCGAGTTGTACAACTCCTTCGCCATCTCGGCCAAGGCGCGCCGGGCCACCGACATCCAGAACCTGTACGAAGTAGAAGGCGTGCCGTCCATGGGCGTCGTCGGCCGCTACTACACGGATTCGACGCTCGCCAGCAACCACGGCCGGATGCTGCAGGTGGTGGATTACCTGATCGGCGAGGCGCGCAAGCCGCGCTAG
- a CDS encoding THUMP domain-containing class I SAM-dependent RNA methyltransferase, with amino-acid sequence MNDLQLFLPCPAGVEEFLAAEVARIVSGPVQSQRAGVTLRASWRDALALNLHSRLAQRVLVQLAHAPYRDEGDIYAIAGGVAWEAWFTTRDSFKVEITAQHSPLKSLNFAALKVKDAIADRFRERKGARPDVDTQWPRVRVYAHLTADHATLYIDTSGEPLFKRGWREDKGDAPLKETLAAAMIAASGWDASVPLYDPCCGSGTIVIEAAQIACRYAPGLERYFGFENLLPFEEAAWERLREEAKSQHRASPVPIFGSDVAFRMVDFARRNAERAGVDAVVNLRGGDALQRMPPSDTPGVMLVNPPYGERIEAAGVAGRERAQTEGDGDFFVQLAAHWKAHYAGWTAWVLTPDLKLPSRMRLKESRRVPMWNGPIECRLFRFDMVKGSARKQA; translated from the coding sequence TTGAACGACCTGCAACTCTTCCTGCCGTGCCCGGCGGGCGTCGAGGAATTCCTCGCCGCCGAGGTCGCGCGCATCGTGTCCGGCCCCGTCCAGTCGCAGAGGGCGGGCGTGACCCTGCGCGCGTCCTGGCGTGACGCCCTGGCGCTGAACCTGCACAGCCGTCTCGCGCAGCGCGTGCTGGTGCAACTGGCGCATGCGCCCTACCGCGACGAAGGCGACATCTATGCGATCGCGGGCGGCGTCGCGTGGGAGGCCTGGTTCACGACGCGCGACAGCTTCAAGGTCGAGATCACCGCGCAGCACAGCCCGCTGAAGAGCCTGAACTTCGCCGCGCTGAAGGTGAAGGACGCGATCGCCGACCGCTTCCGCGAGAGGAAGGGCGCGCGGCCGGACGTCGACACCCAGTGGCCGCGCGTGCGCGTCTACGCGCACCTCACCGCCGACCACGCCACGCTGTACATCGACACCTCGGGTGAGCCGCTCTTCAAGCGCGGCTGGCGCGAGGACAAGGGCGACGCCCCGCTGAAGGAAACACTGGCCGCCGCGATGATCGCTGCCAGCGGCTGGGATGCGAGCGTGCCGCTGTACGACCCGTGCTGCGGCAGCGGCACCATCGTGATCGAGGCCGCGCAGATCGCCTGCCGCTACGCGCCGGGCCTGGAGCGGTACTTCGGCTTCGAGAACCTGCTGCCTTTCGAGGAAGCAGCCTGGGAGCGGCTGCGCGAGGAGGCGAAGTCGCAGCACCGCGCGTCGCCCGTGCCCATCTTCGGCAGCGACGTCGCGTTCCGCATGGTCGACTTCGCGCGGCGCAACGCCGAACGCGCCGGCGTCGACGCAGTGGTGAACCTGCGCGGCGGCGATGCGCTGCAGCGCATGCCGCCCTCGGACACGCCCGGCGTGATGCTGGTCAACCCGCCGTACGGCGAGCGTATCGAGGCAGCGGGCGTCGCCGGGCGCGAACGCGCGCAGACCGAAGGCGACGGCGATTTCTTCGTGCAGCTGGCCGCGCACTGGAAGGCGCACTACGCGGGCTGGACGGCGTGGGTGCTGACGCCCGATTTGAAGCTGCCTTCGCGCATGCGCCTGAAGGAATCGCGCCGCGTGCCGATGTGGAACGGGCCGATCGAATGCCGGCTGTTCCGCTTCGACATGGTCAAGGGCTCGGCGAGGAAGCAGGCGTGA
- a CDS encoding LysR family transcriptional regulator produces the protein MDKLKQLESFVSVATRGSLTAAARAEGVAPAIMGRRIDALEERLGVKLFVRTTRRISLTHEGAAFLEDCQRLLTDMANAEASVSAGGVKASGHLRITAPAGFGRRHVAPLVPRFRGAHPDVTVSLNLSDRVIDIAAEGYDCAVRVGDLADSSLVSLRLADNRRLCVATPEYLKRHGTPKHPNDLVKFDCLTLSSDASQTRGWAFTIDSEVVHLKPGGPLDCSDGQVLHDWCLAGMGIAWRSTWEVENEITAGRLVEVLAAFAAPPNGIYALFPQRKHLPLRVRLWIDFLKHHYSRPDFWKTTP, from the coding sequence GTGGACAAGCTCAAGCAGCTGGAATCCTTCGTCTCGGTGGCCACCCGCGGCAGCCTGACCGCGGCCGCCCGGGCCGAGGGCGTGGCGCCGGCCATCATGGGCAGGCGCATCGATGCGCTGGAAGAGCGGCTGGGTGTGAAGCTGTTCGTGCGAACCACGCGGCGCATCTCGCTGACCCACGAAGGCGCGGCCTTCCTGGAGGACTGCCAGCGCTTGCTCACCGACATGGCCAATGCCGAAGCCAGCGTCAGCGCCGGCGGCGTCAAGGCCAGCGGGCATTTGCGGATCACGGCGCCGGCCGGTTTCGGGCGGCGCCACGTCGCGCCGCTGGTGCCGCGTTTTCGCGGCGCGCACCCGGACGTGACGGTGTCGCTCAACCTCAGCGACCGCGTGATCGACATCGCCGCCGAAGGCTACGACTGCGCCGTGCGCGTGGGCGACCTCGCCGATTCATCCCTCGTGTCGCTGCGACTGGCCGACAACCGGCGCCTGTGCGTCGCGACGCCGGAATACCTCAAGCGCCACGGCACGCCGAAGCATCCCAACGACCTCGTCAAGTTCGATTGCCTCACGCTGTCCTCCGATGCTTCGCAGACGCGCGGCTGGGCTTTCACCATCGACAGCGAGGTCGTGCACCTGAAGCCCGGCGGGCCCCTGGACTGCTCCGACGGCCAGGTGCTGCACGATTGGTGCCTGGCCGGCATGGGCATCGCGTGGCGCAGCACCTGGGAAGTGGAGAACGAGATCACCGCCGGCCGGCTCGTCGAAGTGCTCGCCGCCTTCGCCGCGCCGCCCAACGGCATCTACGCACTGTTCCCGCAGCGCAAGCACCTGCCGCTGCGCGTGCGCCTGTGGATCGATTTCCTCAAGCACCACTACAGTCGGCCCGACTTCTGGAAGACCACCCCATGA